DNA from Halomonas sp. GFAJ-1:
AGCCAGCCCGACTGCGCCAATGGCTTTCTGTTCGACGGCTTCCCCCGCACGATTCCCCAGGCCGACGCCATGAAAGAAGGCGGCGTTAAGCTTGACCACGTGCTGGAAATTGCGGTTCCCGATGAAGAGATTGTTAACCGCCTAGCCGGTCGCCGCGTACACCCGGCATCAGGACGCGTGTATCACGTTGAGCACAACCCGCCTAAAGAGCAGGGTAAAGACGATGTCACGGGTGAGATGCTGATTCAGCGTGAGGACGATCAAGAGTCCACCGTGCGTAATCGCCTATCGGTATATCATGACCAAACCGCTCCGTTAGTCGACTACTATCAGCAGTGGGCCAAAGAAGATCCACAAACCGCTCCCCAGTACCACCGTGTTGAGGGGATTGGCAGCGTTAATGATATTACTCGCCAAGTAAAAGAAGCGCTAAATTAAGCAATACCTGCCCTTTGATAGTCAGCTGGTGGCCCGCTTTATGTGGGCCATCGTCGTTAAGGCTGTGCAGAGGTATAATGCCCC
Protein-coding regions in this window:
- a CDS encoding adenylate kinase, whose product is MRLILLGAPGAGKGTQAQFICEQYKIPQISTGDMLRTAIKDGTELGLKVKEIMNSGGLVSDDIIIDLVKERISQPDCANGFLFDGFPRTIPQADAMKEGGVKLDHVLEIAVPDEEIVNRLAGRRVHPASGRVYHVEHNPPKEQGKDDVTGEMLIQREDDQESTVRNRLSVYHDQTAPLVDYYQQWAKEDPQTAPQYHRVEGIGSVNDITRQVKEALN